In a single window of the Drosophila albomicans strain 15112-1751.03 chromosome 3, ASM965048v2, whole genome shotgun sequence genome:
- the LOC117571081 gene encoding uncharacterized protein LOC117571081 isoform X1 produces the protein MLNAANRHDKSFTHSFLVECYADQPIGSNNLHQIIQIPVATMSSSVGVGDESIVQQLKNSVAAIVAKTGPNSKFAEDLMQKINRLQTKMESLTESDRHAFISEMKGSFQEAIARIERRLVTHTNFAQTYSTSILVAVIFLIVSVFALFGYKLYKSLTEKELKKQEKLKSKQQKKAKKSN, from the exons ATGTTAAACGCGGCAAATCGTCACGATAAAAGCTTTACCCACTCATTTCTAGTGGAGTGCTATGCCGATCAACCTATTGGCAGTAATAATTTACACCAAATTATCCAAATACCCGTTGCAACAATGAGTTCTAGTGTCGGTGTTGGCGATGAGTCCATCGTTCAGCAGCTGAAGAACTCGGTGGCAGCGATTGTGGCCAAGACTGGACCCAACAGCAAGTTTGCCGAAGATCTGATGCAAAAGATTAACAGACTTCAGACCAAAATGGAATCCCTAACTGAGAGTGATCGACACGCATTCATCAGCGAGATGAAAGGCTCCTTTCAGGAGGCCATCGCTCGCATTGAGCGACGATTGGTGACACATACGAATTTTGCTCAAACCTATTCCACCTCCATATTGGTAGCTGTGATATTTCTTATCGTCTCAGTATTCG CTCTCTTTGGCTACAAGCTGTACAAATCGCTGACGGAGAAGGAGCTAAAGAAGCAGGAGAAACTCAAGAGCAAACAACAGAAGAAGGCTAAGAAGTCGAATTGA
- the LOC117571081 gene encoding uncharacterized protein LOC117571081 isoform X3, giving the protein MAEDPINQQAFADDVAAAAAAGGDQGFVAPPGAGPGSPDFKMPSADEIWKMVESMEGISDEERAELRESIFNPKPPSPEDFMRQYGHPGHSSREYIVFFVMITLILLVFALFGYKLYKSLTEKELKKQEKLKSKQQKKAKKSN; this is encoded by the exons atggcAGAAGATCCAATAAATCAACAAGCATTCGCCGATGATGTGGCTGCCGCGGCTGCAGCTGGCGGAGATCAGGGCTTCGTAGCGCCACCTGGCGCCGGTCCCGGCAGTCCAGACTTTAAAATGCCCAGCGCCGATGAGATATGGAAAATGGTCGAGTCCATGGAGGGCATTTCGGATGAAGAACGTGCCGAGCTGCGCGAAAGTATATTCAATCCAAAGCCGCCATCGCCGGAGGATTTCATGAGACAGTACGGACATCCCGGCCACAGTTCTCGAGAGTATATTGTGTTCTTTGTGATGATAACGCTCATATTGCTCGTCTTTG CTCTCTTTGGCTACAAGCTGTACAAATCGCTGACGGAGAAGGAGCTAAAGAAGCAGGAGAAACTCAAGAGCAAACAACAGAAGAAGGCTAAGAAGTCGAATTGA
- the LOC117571083 gene encoding UPF0605 protein GA14893, with the protein MSYSNRYGFDFHLPDGGWCNPKDDMYFRRSVEWVPIRSAGVGRSSAITNGVIYPRVCGMLPRYGGHVPGEIFNVGHSFGSSTVDAKRWLALHRD; encoded by the exons atgtcCTACTCCAATC GTTATGGTTTTGATTTCCATTTACCGGATGGCGGCTGGTGCAATCCCAAGGACGACATGTACTTTCGTCGCAGTGTCGAATGGGTTCCCATCCGGAGTGCTGGCGTAGGTCGATCGTCTGCAATTACCAACGGCGTTATTTACCCACGTGTCTGCGGCATGTTGCCACGCTATGGAGGACATGTACCCGGTGAAATCTTTAATGTGGGTCACTCCTTTGGCAGTTCTACAGTGGATGCCAAACGCTGGCTGGCTTTGCACCGCGATTAA
- the LOC117571081 gene encoding uncharacterized protein LOC117571081 isoform X2, whose amino-acid sequence MLNAANRHDKSFTHSFLVECYADQPIGSNNLHQIIQIPVATMSSSVGVGDESIVQQLKNSVAAIVAKTGPNSKFAEDLMQKINRLQTKMESLTESDRHAFISEMKGSFQEAIARIERRLVTHTNFAQTYSTSILLSLATSCTNR is encoded by the exons ATGTTAAACGCGGCAAATCGTCACGATAAAAGCTTTACCCACTCATTTCTAGTGGAGTGCTATGCCGATCAACCTATTGGCAGTAATAATTTACACCAAATTATCCAAATACCCGTTGCAACAATGAGTTCTAGTGTCGGTGTTGGCGATGAGTCCATCGTTCAGCAGCTGAAGAACTCGGTGGCAGCGATTGTGGCCAAGACTGGACCCAACAGCAAGTTTGCCGAAGATCTGATGCAAAAGATTAACAGACTTCAGACCAAAATGGAATCCCTAACTGAGAGTGATCGACACGCATTCATCAGCGAGATGAAAGGCTCCTTTCAGGAGGCCATCGCTCGCATTGAGCGACGATTGGTGACACATACGAATTTTGCTCAAACCTATTCCACCTCCATATTG CTCTCTTTGGCTACAAGCTGTACAAATCGCTGA